In Synechococcus sp. HK05, a genomic segment contains:
- a CDS encoding apolipoprotein N-acyltransferase — protein MAGNRPLWRWIAAALGGLLAGLALPPWGCPPLLWLALLPLWALGPRPAALWGAVAVLLSHRWLLWLHPLDWVGVPPGLSLPLCVVLWLALGAVAAALLSAWRLVVQLWGVDRWSTALFAAAIWGLGEVWLAQGPLFWIGLGSAALPGDPALAGLAQWMGAGGLAAVQLLLAWWLWRVCSAGWAGRGLFWRSAAAWFLVAVLLHVWGWGLLQAVPLADRGSRPIRLLVLQPAIPTREKFSWMQQRALQRRLAVAQRQAQDLGVAVLLLPEGALALGQQLPEPAPVEVLSGGFRESGAELRSALLRFDPGAVDAAAAIDKHRLVPLGEWIPGSAWLSWAGLSAVGGVSAGDASRLLDRPNGAIGVAICYEIADGAGLATAVREGAGWLLASANLDPYPAQLQRQFAALAQLRAIETGRWVVSAANTGPSLAVDPRGHVRHRLDGEVPDTLLVEVQSKTGLTGYSRVGEWPLLALAAAGAASRVRSRVRQS, from the coding sequence ATGGCAGGCAACCGGCCTTTGTGGAGATGGATCGCCGCAGCCCTCGGTGGCTTGTTGGCGGGGTTGGCCTTGCCCCCCTGGGGTTGTCCTCCGTTGTTGTGGCTTGCGTTGCTGCCGCTCTGGGCCCTGGGTCCGCGGCCTGCGGCTCTATGGGGTGCGGTGGCGGTGCTGCTGAGCCATCGCTGGTTGCTCTGGTTGCACCCATTGGATTGGGTTGGGGTCCCTCCGGGTCTCAGCTTGCCGCTCTGTGTGGTGTTGTGGCTCGCGCTAGGGGCGGTGGCTGCTGCGCTCCTGAGCGCTTGGCGCCTGGTGGTGCAGCTCTGGGGTGTGGATCGCTGGAGCACTGCGCTCTTTGCGGCGGCGATCTGGGGGTTGGGGGAGGTGTGGCTGGCTCAAGGTCCCTTGTTCTGGATTGGCCTGGGCAGTGCGGCCTTGCCAGGTGATCCAGCGCTGGCGGGTTTAGCGCAATGGATGGGAGCGGGCGGCTTAGCGGCGGTGCAGCTGCTCTTGGCCTGGTGGCTGTGGCGTGTCTGCAGTGCGGGATGGGCGGGGCGTGGCCTGTTTTGGCGTTCGGCTGCTGCCTGGTTCTTGGTGGCGGTGTTGCTGCATGTCTGGGGCTGGGGGCTGCTGCAGGCGGTGCCGCTGGCGGATCGCGGATCGCGCCCCATCAGGCTTCTCGTGCTCCAACCCGCTATTCCCACCCGCGAGAAGTTCAGCTGGATGCAGCAGCGGGCCCTGCAGCGTCGATTGGCAGTCGCTCAGCGGCAGGCGCAGGATCTTGGGGTGGCAGTTCTGCTGCTCCCGGAAGGGGCCTTGGCGCTTGGGCAGCAGCTACCGGAGCCGGCACCGGTGGAAGTGCTCAGCGGTGGCTTCCGCGAGAGCGGCGCTGAGCTGCGCAGCGCTCTGTTGCGGTTTGACCCAGGCGCTGTGGATGCTGCTGCGGCCATCGACAAGCACCGCTTGGTGCCGCTTGGTGAGTGGATTCCAGGCAGTGCCTGGCTCAGCTGGGCGGGCTTGTCGGCCGTGGGTGGTGTGAGCGCTGGAGATGCCTCGCGCCTGTTGGATCGCCCCAACGGGGCCATTGGGGTGGCCATTTGCTACGAGATCGCAGATGGGGCGGGCCTGGCCACTGCCGTTCGTGAGGGGGCGGGTTGGCTCCTGGCCAGTGCCAATCTCGATCCCTATCCCGCTCAGCTGCAGCGGCAGTTTGCGGCGCTGGCGCAGCTGCGGGCGATCGAAACGGGGCGGTGGGTGGTGAGTGCCGCCAACACGGGGCCGAGCCTGGCGGTGGACCCCCGGGGGCACGTGCGTCATCGCCTCGACGGCGAGGTCCCTGACACCTTGCTGGTGGAGGTTCAATCCAAAACAGGCCTCACGGGATACAGCCGCGTGGGCGAATGGCCCCTGCTGGCGCTGGCTGCGGCGGGGGCAGCGTCGCGCGTACGGTCTCGGGTGCGACAATCTTGA
- the lexA gene encoding transcriptional repressor LexA, translated as MPAGTPEPLTSAQQELYDWLASFIGEHRHSPSIRQMMQAMGLRSPAPVQSRLRHLQQKGWITWQEGQARTLQLLGELTPGIPVLGAVAAGGLVETFDDVSERIDLAPVLETRGLFALTVNGDSMVDAHIADGDVVLMEPVPEPSRLRNGTIVSALVPGSGTTLKHFHRDGREVRLEAANPAYEPIVLDAEQVAVQGKLVAVWRQV; from the coding sequence GTGCCCGCCGGAACCCCTGAACCGCTCACATCCGCCCAGCAGGAGCTGTACGACTGGCTGGCGAGCTTCATCGGTGAACACCGCCACAGTCCCTCCATTCGGCAGATGATGCAGGCAATGGGCCTGCGTTCGCCGGCACCGGTGCAGAGCCGCCTGCGCCACCTGCAGCAGAAAGGGTGGATCACCTGGCAGGAGGGGCAGGCGCGCACCCTTCAGCTCCTGGGGGAGCTCACCCCTGGCATCCCTGTGCTCGGCGCCGTGGCCGCAGGCGGCCTGGTGGAAACCTTCGACGATGTGAGCGAACGGATCGACCTGGCACCCGTGCTGGAAACCCGCGGCCTGTTCGCCCTCACCGTGAACGGCGACTCCATGGTGGATGCCCACATCGCCGACGGCGATGTGGTGCTGATGGAGCCCGTGCCGGAACCCAGCCGCCTGCGGAACGGCACCATCGTGAGCGCCCTGGTACCTGGCAGCGGCACCACGCTCAAGCACTTTCACCGCGACGGGCGCGAGGTGCGACTCGAAGCAGCCAACCCCGCCTACGAGCCGATCGTGCTCGACGCCGAACAGGTGGCCGTGCAGGGAAAACTGGTGGCCGTCTGGCGCCAGGTTTAG
- a CDS encoding family 10 glycosylhydrolase: protein MAHPLLLRQPKLKALVAALLCSWLVPWQPPALGQEELRGVWLTANDMPVLRDRERMQATVNQLADLHLNRLYVVVWNGGMAYYPSQLSENRGFQTFTYRGLQGQDVIGELISASRKRGLKVLPWFEFGFMAPPDSEVAKQHRSWLTQKRDGSLTSISAAGEVVWLNPFRPEVQQLITDLVLEVVNQYGAEGIQFDDHMSLPREFGYDPFTVELYRKDTGKTPPDNPEDPAWVKWRADRLTAFMQRLSQAIRAARPGAIVSISPNYYDFAYKLQLQDWRRWVQTGVADELLIQIYRPDLASYLPQLSKPEVLEARERIPTAIALLSGQRNRPTPLPLIQEKVNANRQQGLGTGFFYLESLWSLGPEPATERIQGLRHMLPPQTPQIPAVAPAASPALPPLLLPPPPPPLDPITP, encoded by the coding sequence GTGGCACACCCGCTTCTGCTGCGACAACCCAAGCTGAAAGCCCTAGTAGCAGCGTTGCTGTGCTCCTGGCTGGTGCCTTGGCAGCCGCCAGCGCTTGGGCAAGAGGAGCTGCGCGGTGTTTGGCTGACCGCCAACGACATGCCCGTGCTGCGCGACCGAGAGCGGATGCAGGCCACGGTGAATCAATTGGCCGATCTGCACCTCAACCGCCTCTACGTGGTGGTGTGGAACGGGGGTATGGCGTATTACCCCAGCCAACTGAGCGAAAACAGGGGCTTTCAGACCTTCACCTACCGCGGCCTGCAGGGACAGGATGTAATCGGTGAACTCATCAGCGCAAGCCGCAAGCGTGGGCTCAAGGTGCTGCCCTGGTTTGAATTCGGCTTCATGGCACCCCCCGATTCAGAGGTGGCCAAGCAACACCGAAGCTGGCTTACCCAGAAGCGCGACGGCAGCCTCACCTCGATCAGTGCCGCTGGGGAAGTGGTGTGGCTGAATCCCTTCCGCCCCGAGGTGCAGCAATTGATCACCGATCTCGTGCTCGAGGTGGTGAACCAATACGGGGCTGAGGGCATCCAATTCGATGACCACATGAGCCTGCCTCGGGAGTTTGGCTACGACCCATTCACCGTGGAGCTCTATCGCAAAGACACCGGCAAGACACCACCAGATAACCCAGAGGATCCGGCCTGGGTGAAATGGCGTGCGGATCGGCTGACCGCCTTCATGCAGCGCCTAAGTCAGGCCATTCGCGCAGCCAGGCCTGGCGCCATCGTGTCGATCTCTCCGAACTACTACGACTTTGCATACAAACTCCAACTGCAGGATTGGCGGCGTTGGGTGCAGACCGGCGTGGCCGATGAACTGCTTATCCAGATCTACAGGCCGGATCTCGCCAGTTATCTCCCCCAGCTGAGCAAGCCAGAAGTGCTGGAAGCCCGCGAGCGAATCCCCACGGCCATTGCGCTGCTGAGCGGCCAACGCAACCGCCCCACCCCACTGCCACTGATCCAGGAGAAGGTCAACGCCAACCGCCAGCAAGGACTTGGAACCGGCTTCTTCTACCTGGAAAGCCTCTGGAGCCTTGGCCCCGAACCAGCAACCGAACGCATCCAAGGGCTTCGGCACATGCTTCCGCCCCAAACCCCACAGATCCCTGCCGTAGCACCAGCAGCCAGCCCTGCCCTGCCACCACTGCTGCTGCCGCCTCCGCCGCCACCACTCGACCCAATCACCCCATGA
- the argF gene encoding ornithine carbamoyltransferase: MAASSGYPALAELKGRDFLSSTDASAEQTAALLQLAADLKAGRTRIDLAGRTLGLIFSKASTRTRVSFTVAMARLGGQTIDLNPQVSQVGRGEPVADTARVLSRYVDALAIRTFAQEELAEYAHWASIPVINALTDLEHPCQALADFLTLQEAFGALPGLTLSYVGDGNNVAHSLMLCGALLGVNVRVGCPKGYEPDAAVLQQAQQLAGDRCAIEVLHEPVAAVRGSHALYTDVWASMGQEEEKAERERAFAGWCLNEELVAEADPRAIVLHCLPAYRGLEISAGAMEGSNSRIFDQAENRLHAQQALLAALLGGTKGATNSP, from the coding sequence ATGGCTGCCAGCAGCGGCTACCCCGCCTTGGCGGAGCTGAAAGGGCGCGACTTTCTCTCCTCCACCGACGCCAGCGCCGAGCAGACGGCCGCACTGCTGCAGCTCGCTGCCGACCTCAAAGCCGGGCGCACGCGGATCGACCTGGCAGGCCGCACGCTTGGCCTGATCTTCAGCAAGGCCTCCACGCGCACCCGGGTGAGCTTCACCGTGGCGATGGCGCGCCTGGGTGGGCAGACCATCGACCTCAACCCCCAAGTGAGCCAGGTGGGCCGGGGAGAACCCGTGGCTGACACAGCACGGGTTCTCAGCCGCTACGTGGATGCCCTGGCGATCCGCACCTTCGCCCAGGAGGAGCTGGCGGAGTACGCCCATTGGGCCTCAATCCCGGTGATCAACGCCCTCACCGATCTGGAACATCCCTGCCAGGCACTGGCCGATTTCCTCACCCTCCAGGAAGCCTTCGGCGCGCTGCCGGGGCTGACCCTCTCCTATGTGGGTGATGGCAACAACGTGGCCCACTCGCTGATGCTGTGCGGCGCGCTGCTGGGCGTGAATGTGCGGGTGGGCTGCCCCAAGGGCTACGAGCCCGACGCAGCAGTGCTGCAGCAGGCTCAACAGCTCGCGGGCGACCGCTGCGCGATCGAGGTGCTGCACGAGCCCGTGGCCGCCGTGCGCGGCTCCCATGCTCTTTACACCGATGTGTGGGCCTCCATGGGCCAGGAGGAGGAGAAGGCTGAACGGGAACGCGCCTTCGCCGGCTGGTGCCTCAACGAGGAGCTGGTGGCCGAGGCCGACCCGCGCGCCATCGTGCTGCACTGTCTGCCCGCCTACCGCGGCCTGGAGATCAGTGCCGGCGCCATGGAAGGCAGCAACAGCCGCATCTTTGATCAAGCCGAAAACCGCCTGCACGCCCAACAGGCCCTGCTGGCGGCACTCCTGGGCGGCACCAAAGGAGCCACCAACTCTCCCTAA
- the ftsH gene encoding ATP-dependent zinc metalloprotease FtsH, whose translation MPIRKDDTPPNRRFGIVNLVLIGFGVLLLVSSFLPNQGMQQVPRVPYSLFVSQVDDGNVRRAYITQEQIRYELKEAPADGAPSVLATTPIFDMDLPKRLEEHGVEFAAAPPQKPSFITTALSWIVPPLIFILVLQFFARRSMGGAQGALSFTKSKAKVYVPDEESRVTFADVAGVDEAKQELTEIVDFLKTPERYTAIGARIPKGVLLVGPPGTGKTLLSKAVAGEAGVPFFIISGSEFVELFVGAGAARVRDLFEEAKKKAPCIIFIDELDAIGKSRAGSMGVVGGNDEREQTLNQLLTEMDGFAAKDKPVIVLAATNQPETLDAALLRPGRFDRQVLVDRPDLSGRKTILDIYARKVKLAPGVDLDKLAQATSGFSGADLANLVNEAALLAARSKRTSVEQGDLNEAIERVVAGLEKKSRVLQPDEKKVVAYHEVGHAIVGHLMPGGSKVAKISIVPRGMAALGYTLQLPTEERFLNSKEDLEGQIATLLGGRSAEEIVFGAVTTGAANDLQRATDIAEQMVGTYGMSDVLGPLAYDKQGGSRFLGGGNNPRRVVSDATAQAIDKEVRTLVDRAHDRALSILHHNRDLLESISQQILEKEVIEGDDLKDLLASSVMPEEAVAIA comes from the coding sequence ATGCCTATCCGCAAGGACGACACGCCCCCGAATCGGCGGTTCGGCATCGTCAACCTGGTGCTGATCGGATTTGGGGTGCTGCTGCTGGTGAGCAGCTTCCTACCCAATCAGGGCATGCAGCAGGTGCCCCGCGTTCCCTACTCGCTGTTTGTGAGCCAGGTGGACGACGGCAACGTGCGCCGCGCCTACATCACCCAGGAACAGATCCGCTACGAACTGAAGGAGGCGCCCGCCGATGGAGCCCCCTCGGTGCTGGCCACCACGCCGATCTTCGACATGGATCTGCCGAAGCGGCTTGAGGAGCACGGTGTGGAGTTCGCCGCGGCCCCGCCCCAAAAGCCCAGCTTCATCACCACGGCCCTCAGCTGGATCGTTCCGCCGCTGATCTTCATCCTGGTGCTCCAGTTCTTCGCGCGCCGCTCGATGGGCGGTGCCCAGGGCGCGCTGAGCTTCACCAAGAGCAAAGCCAAGGTGTATGTGCCCGATGAGGAATCGCGCGTCACCTTCGCCGATGTGGCCGGTGTAGATGAGGCCAAACAGGAACTCACCGAGATCGTTGATTTCCTCAAAACTCCGGAGCGTTACACCGCCATCGGCGCCCGCATTCCCAAGGGCGTGCTGCTGGTGGGTCCTCCCGGCACGGGCAAAACCCTGCTCTCCAAAGCCGTGGCCGGTGAAGCGGGCGTGCCCTTCTTCATCATCAGCGGCTCGGAATTTGTGGAGCTGTTCGTGGGCGCCGGCGCAGCCCGTGTGCGCGATCTGTTTGAAGAAGCCAAGAAGAAAGCGCCATGCATCATTTTCATCGACGAACTCGATGCCATCGGCAAGAGCCGTGCCGGCTCGATGGGTGTGGTTGGCGGCAACGATGAGCGCGAGCAGACGCTCAACCAGCTGCTCACCGAGATGGATGGCTTTGCCGCCAAGGACAAGCCGGTGATCGTGCTGGCCGCCACCAACCAGCCCGAAACCCTCGACGCCGCTCTGCTGCGCCCCGGCCGCTTCGACCGCCAGGTGCTGGTGGATCGACCCGACCTCTCCGGCCGTAAGACGATCCTCGATATCTATGCCCGCAAGGTGAAGCTGGCCCCAGGCGTGGATCTCGACAAGCTCGCTCAGGCCACGAGCGGCTTTTCGGGCGCCGACCTGGCCAACCTGGTGAACGAGGCTGCACTCCTGGCCGCCCGGAGCAAACGCACCTCTGTGGAACAGGGCGATCTCAATGAGGCGATCGAGCGGGTGGTGGCTGGTCTGGAGAAGAAGAGCCGCGTGCTCCAGCCCGACGAGAAGAAAGTGGTGGCCTACCACGAAGTGGGCCACGCGATCGTGGGACACCTCATGCCTGGCGGCAGCAAGGTGGCCAAGATCTCCATCGTGCCCCGCGGTATGGCCGCCCTCGGCTACACGCTGCAGCTCCCCACCGAAGAGCGCTTCCTCAATTCCAAGGAAGACCTCGAAGGCCAGATCGCCACGCTGCTGGGCGGCCGCAGTGCCGAAGAGATCGTGTTCGGAGCTGTCACCACCGGCGCCGCCAACGACCTGCAACGCGCCACCGACATCGCCGAGCAGATGGTGGGCACCTACGGCATGAGCGACGTGCTCGGCCCCCTCGCCTACGACAAGCAGGGCGGCAGTCGCTTCCTCGGCGGCGGCAACAACCCGCGCCGGGTGGTGAGTGATGCCACGGCCCAGGCCATCGACAAGGAGGTGCGCACCCTGGTGGACCGCGCCCACGACCGGGCCCTCTCGATCCTGCACCACAACCGTGATCTTCTGGAGAGCATCTCCCAGCAGATCCTGGAGAAGGAAGTGATTGAGGGCGACGACCTCAAGGACCTGCTGGCCAGCAGCGTGATGCCTGAGGAGGCAGTGGCGATCGCCTGA
- a CDS encoding SOS response-associated peptidase produces MCGRYSLTARLDQLLPRLQGELPLGLESYYAPRPLIAPGEPVLALRQEHGLLQPALMLWGLLPEWSKDPLGGPRPFNARAETVAEKASFRGAWRHRRCLLPADAFFEKGHRIQRCDGDLFWLAGIWDRWIGPDGSEVESCCVLTTAPNALVAPLHNRMPVILPNGLEQAWLEARDGPGLRVLEPLLAGWDPAGWVAEPPRSKPPQRRADHEDGPQQLPLFS; encoded by the coding sequence GTGTGTGGTCGTTATTCCCTCACCGCTCGCCTCGATCAGCTGCTGCCGCGCCTGCAGGGTGAGCTGCCATTGGGGCTGGAGAGCTACTACGCCCCGAGGCCGCTGATCGCCCCAGGTGAGCCGGTGTTGGCGCTGCGGCAGGAGCATGGCCTGCTGCAGCCAGCCTTGATGCTGTGGGGGTTGCTGCCGGAGTGGAGTAAGGACCCGCTGGGCGGGCCGCGACCCTTCAATGCCCGCGCTGAAACCGTGGCGGAGAAGGCCAGCTTTCGCGGCGCCTGGCGCCATCGGCGCTGCTTGTTGCCAGCGGATGCCTTTTTCGAGAAGGGCCATCGCATCCAGCGCTGTGATGGCGATCTGTTTTGGCTGGCCGGCATCTGGGATCGCTGGATCGGCCCCGATGGCAGCGAGGTGGAGAGCTGTTGCGTGCTCACCACGGCGCCGAATGCCTTGGTGGCTCCGCTGCACAACCGCATGCCGGTGATCCTTCCCAACGGTCTTGAGCAGGCCTGGTTAGAGGCCAGGGATGGCCCGGGCCTGCGCGTGCTGGAGCCGTTGCTGGCTGGGTGGGATCCCGCTGGCTGGGTGGCGGAGCCACCCCGATCCAAGCCCCCTCAGCGCCGCGCTGATCACGAAGACGGACCGCAGCAGTTGCCGCTCTTCTCCTGA
- a CDS encoding potassium channel family protein has protein sequence MKGPSLRRRQHGYVSLLLTCLGVMACLMLPHGLRQLAAVGYLALPLVLLRTLGLRIDEGSWPTLRMHVYRFLALVTWVTSLVWYLTPLSHRSTGVPLLLLWALLVLWSCERLVRMLALERRINREVLFGALAGYLLLGLAAGLLFSALETVVPGSFAASRVIDAPVLRWHGAHANPASPVWAVDFVELNYFAFVTLTTTGYGDIHPVTPQTQMLCVMVAITGTLYLAMVMGVLISRYTARDVEDELEN, from the coding sequence GTGAAAGGGCCGTCCCTGCGTCGCCGGCAGCACGGTTACGTGAGCCTGCTGCTCACCTGTCTGGGGGTGATGGCTTGCTTGATGCTTCCCCACGGGTTGCGTCAGTTGGCGGCGGTGGGCTATCTGGCGCTCCCGCTGGTTTTGCTGCGCACCCTGGGTTTACGCATTGACGAGGGGTCTTGGCCCACCCTGCGCATGCACGTCTACCGCTTCTTGGCCTTGGTCACCTGGGTGACCTCGTTGGTTTGGTATCTCACGCCGCTGTCGCATCGCAGCACGGGTGTGCCGCTCCTGCTGTTGTGGGCCCTGCTGGTGCTCTGGAGCTGCGAACGACTGGTTCGCATGCTGGCCCTGGAGCGTCGCATCAATCGTGAGGTGCTGTTTGGAGCCCTGGCGGGTTATCTGCTCCTCGGTTTGGCCGCTGGCCTGCTGTTCAGCGCCTTGGAAACGGTGGTGCCGGGCAGCTTTGCCGCCTCCCGCGTGATAGACGCTCCGGTGTTGCGCTGGCATGGCGCCCATGCCAATCCCGCTAGTCCTGTGTGGGCGGTGGATTTTGTTGAACTCAACTACTTCGCCTTCGTGACCCTCACCACCACGGGCTACGGCGATATTCATCCGGTGACGCCGCAGACGCAGATGCTCTGCGTGATGGTGGCGATCACGGGCACCTTGTATCTGGCGATGGTGATGGGGGTGTTGATCAGCCGCTACACCGCTCGTGATGTGGAGGATGAGCTCGAGAATTAG
- the ribD gene encoding bifunctional diaminohydroxyphosphoribosylaminopyrimidine deaminase/5-amino-6-(5-phosphoribosylamino)uracil reductase RibD, with product MSSPWRPWMQRALQLAALGSGRTSPNPLVGCVVLDAAGQLVGEGFHQRAGTPHAEVHALRQAGQRARGGTAVVTLEPCCHHGRTPPCTEALLRAGVARVVVAMRDPDPRVAGQGLAQLREAGVEVVEEVCEAEARTLNRGFLHRVEQGRPLGLLKWAMSLDGRTALPNGSSQWISGPDARAWVHRLRAQCDAVIVGGGTVRADNPLLTSRGQRTPEPLRVVISRSLDLPQQAQLWDQTLAPTLVVHGYDAPAAARFRLDALGVERLVLERCEPLELLEALGQRGCNQALWECGPELAAAALQQGCVQQVAAVLAPKLLGGTPARTPLGDLGFVDVNQAVPWPTTRLQQLGDDCLLELSL from the coding sequence ATGAGCAGCCCCTGGCGGCCCTGGATGCAACGGGCGCTGCAGCTGGCCGCCCTGGGCAGCGGCCGCACAAGCCCCAATCCCTTGGTGGGCTGCGTGGTGCTCGATGCCGCCGGCCAACTGGTAGGGGAAGGCTTCCATCAACGGGCCGGCACCCCCCACGCCGAGGTGCATGCCCTGCGCCAGGCGGGGCAGCGGGCCAGGGGAGGAACGGCGGTGGTCACCCTCGAACCGTGCTGCCATCACGGCCGCACCCCACCCTGCACTGAGGCGTTGCTGAGGGCAGGGGTGGCGCGGGTGGTGGTGGCGATGCGCGATCCCGATCCCCGCGTGGCTGGCCAGGGGCTCGCCCAGTTGAGGGAGGCCGGCGTTGAAGTGGTGGAAGAGGTGTGTGAAGCCGAAGCCCGCACCCTCAATCGCGGCTTCCTGCACCGGGTGGAACAAGGCCGGCCTCTAGGCCTGCTCAAGTGGGCCATGAGCCTCGATGGCCGCACAGCCCTGCCCAACGGCTCGAGCCAGTGGATTTCCGGGCCCGATGCCCGCGCCTGGGTGCACCGCTTGCGAGCCCAGTGCGATGCGGTGATCGTGGGCGGCGGCACCGTGCGGGCCGACAACCCTTTGCTCACCTCCCGGGGCCAACGCACACCTGAACCGTTGCGCGTGGTGATCAGCCGCAGCCTGGATCTGCCCCAACAGGCCCAGCTCTGGGATCAAACCCTCGCACCCACCCTGGTGGTGCATGGCTACGACGCCCCCGCGGCCGCGCGGTTCCGCCTCGATGCCCTGGGGGTGGAGCGCTTGGTGCTCGAGCGCTGCGAACCGCTAGAGCTGCTGGAAGCCCTTGGCCAGCGGGGCTGCAATCAGGCGCTGTGGGAATGCGGGCCGGAGCTGGCGGCCGCCGCCCTCCAGCAGGGCTGCGTGCAGCAGGTGGCGGCAGTGCTGGCCCCCAAGCTGCTGGGCGGCACACCGGCTCGAACCCCCCTGGGTGATCTGGGCTTCGTGGATGTCAACCAGGCGGTGCCATGGCCGACAACGCGGCTCCAGCAACTCGGCGACGACTGCCTGCTGGAGCTCAGTCTCTAA
- a CDS encoding DUF3122 domain-containing protein yields MASGSLVRALLACLAGALLLLTPLQPAWAQVHAHPDENGQEVVRSLESLRDLDYQSWQAVAYRTGPPGGPVTLRIVGYPGRVRLDHPTSLIVHSGRGTWELADITTANPKLASDGRDAAAEFDLNPLLADLHQNRPLRLELPGVFVELPVPPFVVGEWRSLPSWREDQPNRIGA; encoded by the coding sequence ATGGCGTCAGGTTCACTCGTTCGCGCTCTGCTGGCCTGCCTGGCTGGCGCCTTGTTGCTGCTCACACCGCTGCAGCCCGCCTGGGCCCAGGTGCATGCCCACCCCGACGAGAACGGCCAGGAGGTGGTGCGCAGTCTTGAGAGTTTGCGCGACCTCGATTACCAGAGTTGGCAGGCCGTGGCTTACCGCACCGGCCCTCCCGGCGGCCCGGTCACCCTGCGGATCGTGGGCTACCCCGGACGGGTGCGCCTGGATCACCCCACCTCCTTGATCGTGCACTCCGGCCGGGGAACCTGGGAGCTCGCTGACATCACCACCGCCAACCCCAAGCTGGCCAGCGATGGCCGCGATGCCGCTGCCGAGTTTGATCTCAACCCGCTGCTGGCCGACCTGCACCAAAACCGCCCCCTACGCCTTGAGCTGCCCGGGGTGTTTGTGGAGTTGCCGGTGCCGCCCTTTGTGGTGGGTGAATGGCGCAGCCTGCCCAGCTGGCGCGAGGATCAGCCCAACCGCATCGGCGCATGA
- a CDS encoding Txe/YoeB family addiction module toxin produces MSWRVLFTRQAQKDARKLASASPALKEKAQQLLTLLADDPFTQPPPYEALVGDLRGAYSRRINIQHRLVYSVDTEEGVVRVLRMWSHYD; encoded by the coding sequence GTGAGCTGGCGTGTTCTCTTCACCCGTCAGGCCCAGAAAGACGCCCGCAAACTCGCCAGTGCCTCACCAGCACTCAAAGAGAAAGCCCAACAACTGCTGACCCTGCTGGCCGACGATCCCTTCACGCAACCGCCTCCCTATGAAGCCCTGGTTGGCGACCTGCGCGGTGCTTACTCACGGCGGATCAACATCCAGCACCGGCTGGTGTATTCCGTCGACACCGAAGAGGGCGTTGTGAGGGTGCTGAGGATGTGGAGCCACTACGACTGA
- a CDS encoding type II toxin-antitoxin system Phd/YefM family antitoxin: MGSISASEARRRLFSLIDEVRESHQPVEIHGKRGSAVLLSEQDWRAIQETLYLASIPGMRESILEGMAAPINELSEDAGW; encoded by the coding sequence ATGGGATCGATCAGTGCCAGCGAGGCGCGCAGGCGCCTGTTCTCGTTGATCGATGAAGTGCGTGAATCGCACCAACCGGTTGAGATTCACGGCAAGCGCGGCAGCGCTGTGCTGCTCTCCGAGCAGGACTGGCGCGCCATCCAGGAAACCCTCTACCTCGCCTCCATCCCAGGCATGCGCGAGTCGATCCTCGAAGGGATGGCCGCACCGATCAACGAGCTCAGCGAGGACGCTGGCTGGTGA